One part of the Pristis pectinata isolate sPriPec2 chromosome 15, sPriPec2.1.pri, whole genome shotgun sequence genome encodes these proteins:
- the LOC127578577 gene encoding keratocan-like, with protein MHQEHTEALRKQWKERTTPQTTTRQSTPAEEMVLMVASSATAEPTKPDANMKVAQPILVVLFISSGIWCQDQEYLARLEYFYECPKECQCPGRFSNALYCDSKNLREMPLVPSRVLYAYLQNNLIDAISEKSFKNGTQLKWLNLNKNMITSNNIAKGLFKKMENLLYLYLEDNNLEEVPSPLPSSLEQLRLARNKISSIPERAFSNLEKLTMLDLQSNRLKNFVIQPNTFKGLKTLLQLNLAQNDLTAMPEQVPVSTLQLYLDNNSIKEIPLDYFRSLPKLSFVRLNHNEISDTGIPETVFNVSSIIDLQLSYNQLTSVPLIHFRLQHLHLDHNQIKQINGAQICPVPVNTIYQRPVGEHHPQLRYLRLDGNGIKPPIPLELMMCFRLLSAIVI; from the exons atgcatcaggagcacaccgAAGCTCTgcgtaagcagtggaaggagcgcaccaccCCACAGACCACAACCCGCCAATCAACCCCTGCGGAAGAGATGGTTCTCAtggtggcctcatcagccaccgcagagcccacaaaaccaga TGCAAACATGAAGGTTGCCCAGCCTATTCTAGTTGTTCTATTCATAAGCAGTGGCATATGGTGTCAAGACCAAGAATATTTAGCACGGTTAGAATACTTTTATGAATGCCCGAAAGAGTGCCAATGCCCTGGTAGATTTTCTAACGCCCTGTACTGTGACAGCAAAAACCTCAGAGAGATGCCCTTGGTACCATCAAGGGTCTTGTATGCGTACCTTCAAAACAATCTCATTGATGCGATTTCAGAGAAGTCCTTCAAAAACGGAACTCAATTGAAGTGGCTAAACTTGAATAAAAATATGATCACAAGCAACAACATAGCTAAAGGTCTATTTAAGAAAATGGAAAACCTGCTCTACCTGTATCTTGAAGATAATAACCTGGAAGAAGTGCCTTCCCCCCTGCCAAGCAGCCTAGAACAACTTCGGCTAGCCAGGAACAAGATCTCCAGCATACCTGAGCGAGCTTTCTCAAACCTGGAGAAGCTGACGAtgcttgacctgcagagcaaCAGATTGAAAAACTTTGTCATTCAGCCAAATACATTTAAAGGACTGAAGACGTTACTACAGCTCAATCTGGCCCAAAATGACCTCACGGCAATGCCTGAGCAGGTGCCCGTTTCGACCCTGCAACTCTATTTGGACAATAACTCCATCAAAGAGATACCATTGGACTACTTCAGAAGCCTGCCGAAACTGTCCTTTGTCAGGCTAAATCACAATGAGATTTCTGATACCGGAATTCCTGAAACTGTTTTTAATGTGTCGTCCATAATAGACTTGCAGCTGTCGTACAATCAACTCACGTCAGTCCCTCTCATTCATTTCAGACTGCAACACTTACACCTGGACCACAACCAAATCAAAC AGATTAACGGAGCTCAAATCTGCCCTGTACCTGTCAACACAATTTATCAGAGGCCCGTGGGAGAACATCACCCCCAACTTCGTTATCTCCGTCTTGACGGCAATGGAATTAAACCACCCATTCCACTTGAGCTCATGATGTGCTTTAGGCTCCTTTCTGCAATTGTGATATAA